In one window of Chryseobacterium sp. JV274 DNA:
- a CDS encoding UDP-2,3-diacylglucosamine diphosphatase: MLKTTINLEPGKKVYFASDQHFGAPTPSESKVREEKFIRWMNEIKEDAQVLFLMGDLFDFWHEWKHVVPKGYIRVLGKIAELKDRGIHIYFFVGNHDLWMKDYLEEEIGCTVFYQKQYFEMGGKQFLLAHGDGLGPGDKGYKRMKKLFTNPVAQWFFKWLHPDIAMKVALYLSQKNKMISGEEDKAFLGEDKEFLIIYSKEKLKSEKIDYFIYGHRHLPMVLDLEQNSKYINLGDWISYFTYGVFEKDFELKTFEK, from the coding sequence TTTCGCTTCAGATCAGCATTTTGGAGCTCCCACTCCAAGTGAGAGCAAAGTGCGTGAAGAAAAATTTATACGCTGGATGAATGAGATCAAAGAAGATGCTCAGGTTTTGTTTTTAATGGGCGATCTTTTTGACTTCTGGCATGAGTGGAAACATGTGGTTCCCAAAGGGTATATCCGGGTACTCGGAAAAATTGCAGAACTTAAAGACAGAGGAATTCATATTTATTTCTTTGTCGGAAACCATGATCTGTGGATGAAAGATTATCTGGAAGAGGAGATTGGCTGTACTGTTTTTTATCAGAAACAATATTTTGAAATGGGAGGAAAGCAGTTTTTGCTGGCCCATGGAGACGGGCTGGGACCTGGTGACAAAGGATATAAGAGAATGAAAAAATTATTCACAAATCCGGTGGCACAATGGTTCTTCAAATGGCTTCATCCCGATATTGCGATGAAAGTTGCATTATACCTTTCTCAAAAAAATAAAATGATCTCCGGAGAAGAAGACAAAGCATTTCTGGGAGAAGATAAAGAATTTCTGATCATTTATTCCAAAGAAAAACTGAAGTCAGAGAAGATAGACTATTTCATCTATGGACACAGACATCTCCCAATGGTGCTTGATCTGGAGCAGAATTCAAAATATATCAACCTTGGAGACTGGATTTCCTATTTTACCTATGGGGTTTTTGAAAAGGATTTTGAACTGAAGACTTTTGAAAAATAA
- a CDS encoding acyl transferase produces MELKNIFNIQTEQDFLNASLKTFRYQYENVEIYRKFIDFLNVNPDEVDSLVKIPFLPIEMFKNHQILDKNVTTDLFFQSSGTTQMNLSKHFIADPELYEESIYKSFEQFIGKPEDFIFLGLLPSYLEKQHSSLIYMVDYLMKKSAKPENGYFLYNHSDLFELLNKLQDKKVILFGVSFALLDFLDYCHSERSEESLNFLENLIVIETGGMKGRKEEMTKDELLKILKDGLKTDKIYSEYSMTELLSQAYSLGNNEYVCPNWMRIMVRNAEDPLAYEKEGKTGAINIIDLANTHSCSFIATQDLGKITGNKFQVLGRIDHSDIRGCSLLVS; encoded by the coding sequence ATGGAATTAAAAAATATATTCAATATACAGACTGAACAGGATTTCCTGAATGCATCATTGAAAACATTTCGCTATCAATATGAAAATGTTGAAATATACAGGAAATTCATCGACTTTCTGAATGTTAATCCTGATGAGGTGGATAGTTTGGTGAAGATTCCGTTTTTGCCTATCGAAATGTTCAAAAATCATCAGATTCTGGATAAGAATGTAACAACCGATCTGTTTTTTCAGAGTTCAGGAACAACGCAGATGAATCTGTCAAAACATTTCATTGCAGATCCGGAACTTTATGAAGAAAGTATTTATAAAAGTTTTGAACAGTTTATTGGGAAGCCGGAAGACTTTATTTTTCTGGGTTTACTTCCAAGTTATCTGGAAAAACAGCATTCGTCATTGATCTATATGGTAGATTATCTGATGAAAAAATCTGCCAAACCTGAAAACGGATATTTCCTTTATAACCATTCTGATCTTTTTGAGTTATTGAATAAACTTCAGGATAAAAAAGTCATTCTTTTCGGAGTTTCCTTTGCTCTTCTTGACTTCCTGGATTACTGTCATTCCGAAAGAAGCGAAGAATCTCTGAATTTTCTTGAAAATTTAATAGTGATTGAAACCGGAGGAATGAAAGGCAGAAAAGAAGAAATGACGAAAGATGAATTGTTGAAAATCTTAAAGGACGGTCTTAAAACAGATAAAATCTACTCAGAATACTCCATGACAGAGTTGCTTTCACAAGCGTATTCCCTTGGGAATAATGAATATGTATGTCCTAACTGGATGAGAATCATGGTTCGGAATGCAGAAGATCCTCTGGCCTATGAAAAAGAAGGAAAAACCGGAGCTATTAATATCATTGATCTTGCCAATACCCATTCCTGCTCTTTTATTGCGACGCAGGATTTAGGTAAAATTACAGGTAATAAATTTCAGGTACTGGGAAGAATAGATCATTCTGATATCAGAGGATGCAGTCTGCTGGTTAGCTAA